One Fretibacterium sp. OH1220_COT-178 DNA segment encodes these proteins:
- a CDS encoding transposase: protein MDKGTLAHTSWNCKYHIVFAPKYRRQIVYGRYKVEIGKIIRTLCER, encoded by the coding sequence GTGGACAAGGGAACCTTAGCACATACGAGCTGGAATTGTAAATATCATATAGTTTTCGCGCCGAAATATCGTCGTCAGATAGTCTACGGCCGGTACAAAGTGGAGATAGGCAAGATCATCCGCACCTTGTGTGAGCGCAA